ACCATCAATAGCTTTAACCGTTAATAGAGTGATCTCATAATCAAAATCAATAAAGCCTTCGACAATAACGCGTCCTGCACCTGTGCGGCCACCTTCTTGTGCATATTGCCAAGCGGCCTCTACATCCGCTGCTGATTTAATAACACTTTGCCCCTTGCCTGAAGAGCTCATAATTGGTTTGCATACACATGGGATGCCAACAGACTCAACGGCTTGGGTGAATTCTTCATAGGTACTAGCAAAATGGTAAGGTGAAGTGGTGAGGTTGAGCTCTTCTGCTGCCAGCCGGCGTATTCCTTCTCGGTTCATTGTTAGGCGAGTTGCATTTGCTGTTGGCACAACATTTAATCCGTTGGCTTCAAGCTCAACGAGTTTCTCTGTGGCTATGGCTTCAATTTCAGGTACAACGTAATCCGGTTGTTCTTTGGTGATAATTTTTTCTAACGCTTCGCCATCAAGCATATCTAATGTGTAGCTTCGGTGCGCCACCTGCATGGCGGGAGCATTTTCATATCGGTCACATGCAATGACTTCTAAGCCTAAACGTTGACATTCAATCGCAACTTCTTTTCCAAGTTCCCCGGAACCTAGCAGCAACACTCGTGTCGCGTTATTGCGGGTAGCAGTACCAAACATAAATAACCTTTCACAATTAATGGAGATTGAAATTGATACGAATCATACTGATATAAACAGAAAAGGCAAACGTTTGCCTTTTCTGTGAGAATTACATCTGGATACTGTAGAACCATGTATTATATACGTTCAGTGGATGATTTTACTTGCTCTATGCTGCCGAATGAGGTTGTTATGACTTGTGTATTGAACGGAAGAGAGTGAATTGAGTGTGCATCGTTAAAAATCTTAATTATGTGACATATCAGTAGAGTGAATGCTTAAGTAAAGTGATAAGTTTGTGATTATAATTTATAAAACTACAGAAATCACAATAGTTGTCATAGTCAATAGATGAAGTACGATCCAAACAACTCCATAAAGGTTCCGATTGATACGTTAATGGTTGGGATGTTTGTTACGGCAATCGAAGATAACAAGCGCGTCAATTTGGCAAATGCGGGTAGAGTTTCTTCTAAGAAAGCCATCCAGCAACTCGTTCAGAATGGGATCAAATTCGCTTGGGTAGATAAAAGTCTGTCTGCTAAAGGGAGTGTGTTTAAACCTGTGGTTGAAGCCAAGCCCAAGGTGAACGAAGAGTCGTCACCAACACCAATTAAACGCAAGCCCATGAGCCGTTTTTCTAAGCAGAAGAAAGCGTCAAAAATCATTCGTGAAGCCAAAGGTCTTGCGCAAAAAATTCTTAATCAGACGTTTGATGATAAGTCGATTCATGTTGATGAGTTAGATGGTTGGGCCAATGATCTTATAGAAGCGGTATTGATTGATTCCGATGCTTTGCACTGCGTCTCTGCACTAAGAAGT
This sequence is a window from Vibrio coralliilyticus. Protein-coding genes within it:
- the purT gene encoding formate-dependent phosphoribosylglycinamide formyltransferase, which produces MFGTATRNNATRVLLLGSGELGKEVAIECQRLGLEVIACDRYENAPAMQVAHRSYTLDMLDGEALEKIITKEQPDYVVPEIEAIATEKLVELEANGLNVVPTANATRLTMNREGIRRLAAEELNLTTSPYHFASTYEEFTQAVESVGIPCVCKPIMSSSGKGQSVIKSAADVEAAWQYAQEGGRTGAGRVIVEGFIDFDYEITLLTVKAIDGIHFCAPIGHRQEDGDYRESWQPQAMSDAALSAAQDAASKVVNALGGRGIFGVELFVKGDTVIFNEVSPRPHDTGLVTLMSQDSSEFALHVRAFTGLPISGITQYGPTASAVILGQGQSDNLQFKGMVDALAAPQTQLRLFGKPDINGRRRLGVSIARREAIEQAIESAVSSADKIKIVY